The following proteins are co-located in the Gorilla gorilla gorilla isolate KB3781 chromosome 7, NHGRI_mGorGor1-v2.1_pri, whole genome shotgun sequence genome:
- the RECQL4 gene encoding ATP-dependent DNA helicase Q4 isoform X14: protein MHKHSQGHKVPVTQGASPAAACSILKTKSQPSPCDRLENEDLGLAQGHSLSDKPGKGAGEDTLAPRPFFLSTFPHTRQTNRALVTGGHQSRRPGHQGRQAPPCDAPSPPAGRRERDGPRSPAFREDAPARLLRASSRGRRWTLRSFASRAGPAPPGRDDVEAAPEETRALYREYRTLKRTTGQTGGGPRSSESLPAAAEEAPEPRCWGPHLNRAATKSPQPTPGRSCQGSVPDYGQRLKANLKGTLQAGPALGRRPWPLGRSSSKTSTPKPPGTGPVPSFAEKVSDEPPQLPEPQPRPGRLQHLQASLSQRLGSLDPGWLQRCHSEVPDFLGAPKTCRPDLGSEESQLLIPGESAVLGPGAGSQGPEASALQEVSIRAGSPQPSSSGGKKRRRNEEPWGSPAQVQQESSQAGPPSEGAGAVALEEDLPGEPVQAQPPQPCSSPSNPRLARHDRGNYVRLNMKQKHYVRGRALRGRLLRKQAWKQKWRKKGKCFGGGGATVTTKESCFLNEQFDRWAAQCPRPASEEDTDPVGPEPLVPSPQPVPEVPSLDPTVLPLYSLGPSGQLAETPAEVFQALEQLGHQAFRPGQERAVMRILSGISTLLVLPTGAGKSLCYQLPALLYTRRSPCLTLVVSPLLSLMDDQVSGLPPCLKAACIHSGMTRKQRESVLQKIRAAQVHVLMLTPEALVGAGGLPPAAQLPPVAFACIDEAHCLSQWSHNFRPCYLRVCKVLRERMGVHCFLGLTATATRRTASDVAQHLAVAEGPDLHGPAPVPANLHLSVSMDRDTDQALLTLLQGKRFRNLDSIIIYCNRREDTERIAALLRTCLHAARVPGSGGHAPKTTAEAYHAGMCIRERRRVQRAFMQGQLRVVVATVAFGMGLDRPDVRAVLHLGLPPSFESYVQAVGRAGRDGQPAHCHLFLQPQGEDLRELRRHVHADSTDFLAVKRLVQRVFPACTCTCTRPPSEQEGAVGGERPVPKYPPQEAEQLGHQAAPGPRRVCMGHERALPIQLTVQALDMPEEAIETLLCYLELHPHHWLELLATTYTHCRLNCPGGPAQLQALAHRCPPLAVCLAQRLPEDPGQGSSSVEFDMVKLVDSMGWELASVRRALCQLQWDHEPRTGVRRGTGVLVEFSELAFHLRSPGDLTAEEKDQICDFLYGRVQARERQALARLRRTFQAFHSVAFPSCRPCLEQQDEERSTKLKDLLGRYFEEEEEQGQEPGGMEDAQGPEPGQARLQDWEDQVRCDIRQFLSLRPEEKFSGRAVARIFHGIGSPCYPAQVYGQDRRFWRKYLHLSFHALVGLATEELLRVAR, encoded by the exons ATGCACAAACACTCCCAAGGCCACAAGGTACCTGTGACACAGGGTGCCAGCCCTGCTGCTGCCTGTAGCATCCTCAAAACTAAATCGCAGCCATCTCCCTGTGACAGATTAGAAAATGAAGACCTCGgcctggcccaaggtcacagcctgagtgacaagccAGGGAAGGGGGCTGGGGAAGACACTCTGGCCCCAAGGCCCTTCTTTTTGTCGACTTTTCCACATACAA GACAGACCAACCGAGCACTTGTCACGGGAGGACACCAAAGCAGACGGCCTGGCCACCAAGGGAGGCAGGCACCTCCGTGCGAcgccccctcccctcccgccGGCCGCAGGGAACGCGACGGTCCTCGGTCGCCTGCGTTTCGCGAAGACGCCCCCGCCCGGCTCCTCCGGGCCTCGAGCCGCGGGAGGCGCTGGACCCTCCGCTCTTTCGCCTCCCGAGCGGGGCCTGCTCCTCCAGGTCGG GACGACGTGGAGGCGGCGCCGGAGGAGACCCGCG CGCTCTACCGGGAGTACCGCACTCTGAAGCGTACCACGGGCCAGACCGGCGGCGGGCCCCGCAGCTCCGAGTCGCTCCCCGCGGCGGCCGAAGAG GCGCCAGAGCCCCGCTGCTGGGGGCCCCATCTGAATCGGGCTGCGACCAAGAGTCCACAGCCTACGCCAGGGCGGAGCTGCCAGGGCTCGGTGCCGGACTACGGGCAGCGGCTCAAGGCCAATCTCAAAGGCACCCTGCAG GCCGGACCAGCCCTGGGCCGCAGACCCTGGCCTCTAGGAAGATCCTCATCCAAGACGTCCACCCCAAAGCCCCCAGGTACAGGGCCTGTTCCTTCCTTTGCAGAAAAAGTCAGTGATGAGCCTCCACAGCTCCCTGAGCCCCAGCCAAGGCCAGGCCGGCTCCAGCATCTGCAGGCATCCCTGAGCCAGCGGCTGGGCTCCCTAGATCCTGGCTGGTTACAGCGATGTCACAGTGAGGTCCCAGATTTTCTGGGGGCCCCCAAAACCTGCAGGCCTGATCTAGGCTCAGAGGAATCACAACTTCTGATCCCTGGTGAGTCGGCTGTGCTTGGTCCTGGTGCTGGCTCCCAGGGCCCAGAGGCTTCAGCCCTCCAAGAAGTCAGCATCCGTGCAGGGAGCCCCCAGCCCAGCAGCAGTGGAGGCAAGAAGCGGAGACGGAATGAGGAGCCCTGGGGGAGCCCCGCACAGGTCCAGCAGGAGAGCAGCCAAGCTGGACCCCCATCAGAGGGGGCTGGGGCTGTAGCACTTGAGGAAGACCTTCCAGGGGAACCTGTACAGGCACAGCCACCTCAGCCCTGCAGCAGCCCATCGAACCCCAG GCTGGCCCGCCATGACAGGGGCAATTACGTACGGCTCAACATGAAGCAGAAACACTACGTGCGGGGCCGGGCACTCCGTGGCAGGCTCCTCCGCAAGCAG GCATGGAAGCAGAAGTGGCGGAAGAAAGGGAAGTGTTTTGGGGGGGGTGGTGCCACAGTCACAACCAAGGAGTCTTGTTTCCTGAACGAGCAGTTCGATCGCTGGGCAGCCCAGTGTCCCCGGCCAG caAGTGAGGAAGACACAGACCCTGTTGGGCCTGAGCCACTGGTTCCTTCACCACAACCTGTACCTGAGGTGCCCAGCCTGGACCCCACCGTGCTGCCACTCTACTCCCTGGGGCCCTCAGGGCAGCTGGCAG AGACGCCGGCTGAGGTGTTCCAGGCCCTGGAGCAGCTGGGGCACCAAGCCTTTCGCCCTGGGCAGGAGCGTGCAGTCATGCGGATCCTGTCTG GCATCTCCACGCTGCTGGTGCTGCCTACAGGTGCCGGCAAGTCCCTGTGCTACCAGCTCCCGGCGCTGCTCTACACCCGGCGCAGCCCCTGCCTCACGTTGGTCGTCTCTCCCCTGCTGTCACTCATGGATGACCAG GTGTctggcctgccaccatgtctCAAGGCGGCCTGTATACACTCAGGCATGACCAGGAAGCAACGGGAATCTGTCCTGCAGAAG ATTCGGGCAGCCCAGGTACATGTGCTGATGCTGACACCTGAGGCGCTGGTGGGGGCGGGAGGCCTCCCTCCAGCCGCACAGCTGCCTCCAGTTGCTTTTGCCTGCATTGATGAGGCCCACTGCCTCTCCCAGTGGTCCCACAACTTCCGGCCCTGCTACCTGCGCGTCTGCAAG GTGCTTCGGGAGCGCATGGGCGTGCACTGCTTCCTGGGCCTCACAGCCACAGCCACACGCCGCACTGCCAGTGACGTGGCACAGCACCTGGCTGTGGCTGAAGGGCCTGACCTCCATGGGCCAGCCCCAGTTCCCGCCAACCTGCACCTTTCCGTGTCCATGGACAGGGACACAGACCAG GCACTGTTGACGCTGCTGCAAGGCAAACGTTTTCGAAACCTGGATTCCATTATCATTTACTGCAACCGGCGCGAGGACACAGAGCGGATCGCTGCGCTTCTCCGAACCTGCCTGCACGCAGCCCGGGTCCCAGGGTCTGGAG GTCATGCCCCCAAAACCACGGCTGAGGCCTACCACGCGGGCATGTGCATCCGGGAACGGCGGCGGGTACAGCGAGCCTTCATGCAGGGCCAGTTGCGGGTGGTGGTGGCCACGGTGGCCTTTGGGATGGGGCTGGACCGGCCAGATGTGCGGGCTGTGCTGCATCTGGGGCTGCCCCCAAGCTTCGAGAGCTACGTGCAGGCCGTGGGCCGGGCCGGGCGTGACGGGCAGCCTGCCCACTGCCACCTCTTCCTGCAGCCCCAG GGCGAAGACCTGCGAGAGCTGCGCAGACACGTGCACGCCGACAGCACGGACTTCCTGGCTGTGAAGAGGCTGGTACAGCGCGTGTTCCCAGCCTGCACCTGCACCTGCACCAGGCCACCCTCGGAGCAGGAAGGGGCCGTGGGTGGGGAGAGGCCTGTGCCCAAGTACCCCCCTCAAGAGGCTGAGCAGCTTGGCCACCAAGCAGCCCCAGGACCCAGAAGGGTCTGCATGGGCCATGAGCGGGCACTCCCAATACAGCTTACCGTACAGGCTTTGGACATGCCGGAGGAGG CCATTGAGACTTTGCTGTGCTACCTGGAGCTGCACCCACACCACTGGCTGGAGCTGCTGGCGACCACCTATACCCATTGCCGTCTGAACTGCCCTGGGGGCCCTGCCCAGCTCCAGGCCCTGGCCCACAG GTGTCCCCCTTTGGCTGTGTGCTTGGCCCAGCGGCTGCCTGAGGACCCAGGGCAAGGCAGCAGCTCCGTGGAGTTTGACATGGTCAAGCTGGTGGACTCCATGGGCTGGGAGCTGGCCTCTGTGCGGCGGGCTCTCTGCCAGCTGCAGTGGGACCACGAGCCCAGGACAG GTGTGCGGCGTGGGACAGGGGTGCTTGTGGAGTTCAGTGAGCTGGCCTTCCACCTTCGCAGCCCGGGGGACCTGACCGCTGAGGAAAAGGACCAGATCTGTGACTTCCTCTATGGCCGTGTGCAGGCCCGGGAGCGCCAGGCCCTGGCCCGTCTGCGCAGAACCTTCCAGGCCTTTCACAG CGTAGCCTTCCCCAGCTGCAGGCCCTGCCTGGAGCAGCAGGATGAGGAGCGCAGCACCAAGCTCAAGGACCTGCTCGGCCGCTActttgaggaagaggaagagcaaGGGCAGGAGCCGGGAGGCATGGAGGATGCACAGGGCCCCGAGCCAGGGCAGGCCAGA CTCCAGGATTGGGAGGACCAGGTCCGCTGCGACATCCGCCAGTTCCTGTCCCTGAGGCCAGAGGAGAAGTTCTCCGGCAGGGCTGTGGCCCGCATCTTCCACGGCATCG GAAGCCCCTGCTACCCGGCCCAGGTGTATGGGCAGGACCGACGCTTCTGGAGAAAATACCTGCACCTGAGCTTCCATGCCCTGGTGGGCCTGGCCACGGAAGAGCTCCTGCGGGTGGCCCGCTGA
- the RECQL4 gene encoding ATP-dependent DNA helicase Q4 isoform X17 → MERLRDVREQLQAWERAFRRQRGRRPSQDDVEAAPEETRALYREYRTLKRTTGQTGGGPRSSESLPAAAEEAPEPRCWGPHLNRAATKSPQPTPGRSCQGSVPDYGQRLKANLKGTLQAGPALGRRPWPLGRSSSKTSTPKPPGTGPVPSFAEKVSDEPPQLPEPQPRPGRLQHLQASLSQRLGSLDPGWLQRCHSEVPDFLGAPKTCRPDLGSEESQLLIPGESAVLGPGAGSQGPEASALQEVSIRAGSPQPSSSGGKKRRRNEEPWGSPAQVQQESSQAGPPSEGAGAVALEEDLPGEPVQAQPPQPCSSPSNPRYYGLSPSSQARAGKAEGTAHLHIFPRLARHDRGNYVRLNMKQKHYVRGRALRGRLLRKQAWKQKWRKKGKCFGGGGATVTTKESCFLNEQFDRWAAQCPRPASEEDTDPVGPEPLVPSPQPVPEVPSLDPTVLPLYSLGPSGQLAETPAEVFQALEQLGHQAFRPGQERAVMRILSGISTLLVLPTGAGKSLCYQLPALLYTRRSPCLTLVVSPLLSLMDDQVSGLPPCLKAACIHSGMTRKQRESVLQKIRAAQVHVLMLTPEALVGAGGLPPAAQLPPVAFACIDEAHCLSQWSHNFRPCYLRVCKVLRERMGVHCFLGLTATATRRTASDVAQHLAVAEGPDLHGPAPVPANLHLSVSMDRDTDQALLTLLQGKRFRNLDSIIIYCNRREDTERIAALLRTCLHAARVPGSGGHAPKTTAEAYHAGMCIRERRRVQRAFMQGQLRVVVATVAFGMGLDRPDVRAVLHLGLPPSFESYVQAVGRAGRDGQPAHCHLFLQPQGEDLRELRRHVHADSTDFLAVKRLVQRVFPACTCTCTRPPSEQEGAVGGERPVPKYPPQEAEQLGHQAAPGPRRVCMGHERALPIQLTVQALDMPEEGEEPGVSHRGVEGLSPRPLSPALPPAIETLLCYLELHPHHWLELLATTYTHCRLNCPGGPAQLQALAHRCPPLAVCLAQRLPEDPGQGSSSVEFDMVKLVDSMGWELASVRRALCQLQWDHEPRTGVRRGTGVLVEFSELAFHLRSPGDLTAEEKDQICDFLYGRVQARERQALARLRRTFQAFHSVAFPSCRPCLEQQDEERSTKLKDLLGRYFEEEEEQGQEPGGMEDAQGPEPGQARLQDWEDQVRCDIRQFLSLRPEEKFSGRAVARIFHGIGSPCYPAQVYGQDRRFWRKYLHLSFHALVGLATEELLRVAR, encoded by the exons ATGGAGCGGCTGCGGGACGTGCGGGAGCAGTTGCAGGCGTGGGAGCGCGCGTTCCGACGGCAGCGCGGGCGGCGACCGAGCCAG GACGACGTGGAGGCGGCGCCGGAGGAGACCCGCG CGCTCTACCGGGAGTACCGCACTCTGAAGCGTACCACGGGCCAGACCGGCGGCGGGCCCCGCAGCTCCGAGTCGCTCCCCGCGGCGGCCGAAGAG GCGCCAGAGCCCCGCTGCTGGGGGCCCCATCTGAATCGGGCTGCGACCAAGAGTCCACAGCCTACGCCAGGGCGGAGCTGCCAGGGCTCGGTGCCGGACTACGGGCAGCGGCTCAAGGCCAATCTCAAAGGCACCCTGCAG GCCGGACCAGCCCTGGGCCGCAGACCCTGGCCTCTAGGAAGATCCTCATCCAAGACGTCCACCCCAAAGCCCCCAGGTACAGGGCCTGTTCCTTCCTTTGCAGAAAAAGTCAGTGATGAGCCTCCACAGCTCCCTGAGCCCCAGCCAAGGCCAGGCCGGCTCCAGCATCTGCAGGCATCCCTGAGCCAGCGGCTGGGCTCCCTAGATCCTGGCTGGTTACAGCGATGTCACAGTGAGGTCCCAGATTTTCTGGGGGCCCCCAAAACCTGCAGGCCTGATCTAGGCTCAGAGGAATCACAACTTCTGATCCCTGGTGAGTCGGCTGTGCTTGGTCCTGGTGCTGGCTCCCAGGGCCCAGAGGCTTCAGCCCTCCAAGAAGTCAGCATCCGTGCAGGGAGCCCCCAGCCCAGCAGCAGTGGAGGCAAGAAGCGGAGACGGAATGAGGAGCCCTGGGGGAGCCCCGCACAGGTCCAGCAGGAGAGCAGCCAAGCTGGACCCCCATCAGAGGGGGCTGGGGCTGTAGCACTTGAGGAAGACCTTCCAGGGGAACCTGTACAGGCACAGCCACCTCAGCCCTGCAGCAGCCCATCGAACCCCAGGTACTACGGACTCAGCCCCTCCAGTCAAGCTAGGGCTGGGAAGGCTGAGGGCACAGCCCACCTGCACATCTTCCCTAGGCTGGCCCGCCATGACAGGGGCAATTACGTACGGCTCAACATGAAGCAGAAACACTACGTGCGGGGCCGGGCACTCCGTGGCAGGCTCCTCCGCAAGCAG GCATGGAAGCAGAAGTGGCGGAAGAAAGGGAAGTGTTTTGGGGGGGGTGGTGCCACAGTCACAACCAAGGAGTCTTGTTTCCTGAACGAGCAGTTCGATCGCTGGGCAGCCCAGTGTCCCCGGCCAG caAGTGAGGAAGACACAGACCCTGTTGGGCCTGAGCCACTGGTTCCTTCACCACAACCTGTACCTGAGGTGCCCAGCCTGGACCCCACCGTGCTGCCACTCTACTCCCTGGGGCCCTCAGGGCAGCTGGCAG AGACGCCGGCTGAGGTGTTCCAGGCCCTGGAGCAGCTGGGGCACCAAGCCTTTCGCCCTGGGCAGGAGCGTGCAGTCATGCGGATCCTGTCTG GCATCTCCACGCTGCTGGTGCTGCCTACAGGTGCCGGCAAGTCCCTGTGCTACCAGCTCCCGGCGCTGCTCTACACCCGGCGCAGCCCCTGCCTCACGTTGGTCGTCTCTCCCCTGCTGTCACTCATGGATGACCAG GTGTctggcctgccaccatgtctCAAGGCGGCCTGTATACACTCAGGCATGACCAGGAAGCAACGGGAATCTGTCCTGCAGAAG ATTCGGGCAGCCCAGGTACATGTGCTGATGCTGACACCTGAGGCGCTGGTGGGGGCGGGAGGCCTCCCTCCAGCCGCACAGCTGCCTCCAGTTGCTTTTGCCTGCATTGATGAGGCCCACTGCCTCTCCCAGTGGTCCCACAACTTCCGGCCCTGCTACCTGCGCGTCTGCAAG GTGCTTCGGGAGCGCATGGGCGTGCACTGCTTCCTGGGCCTCACAGCCACAGCCACACGCCGCACTGCCAGTGACGTGGCACAGCACCTGGCTGTGGCTGAAGGGCCTGACCTCCATGGGCCAGCCCCAGTTCCCGCCAACCTGCACCTTTCCGTGTCCATGGACAGGGACACAGACCAG GCACTGTTGACGCTGCTGCAAGGCAAACGTTTTCGAAACCTGGATTCCATTATCATTTACTGCAACCGGCGCGAGGACACAGAGCGGATCGCTGCGCTTCTCCGAACCTGCCTGCACGCAGCCCGGGTCCCAGGGTCTGGAG GTCATGCCCCCAAAACCACGGCTGAGGCCTACCACGCGGGCATGTGCATCCGGGAACGGCGGCGGGTACAGCGAGCCTTCATGCAGGGCCAGTTGCGGGTGGTGGTGGCCACGGTGGCCTTTGGGATGGGGCTGGACCGGCCAGATGTGCGGGCTGTGCTGCATCTGGGGCTGCCCCCAAGCTTCGAGAGCTACGTGCAGGCCGTGGGCCGGGCCGGGCGTGACGGGCAGCCTGCCCACTGCCACCTCTTCCTGCAGCCCCAG GGCGAAGACCTGCGAGAGCTGCGCAGACACGTGCACGCCGACAGCACGGACTTCCTGGCTGTGAAGAGGCTGGTACAGCGCGTGTTCCCAGCCTGCACCTGCACCTGCACCAGGCCACCCTCGGAGCAGGAAGGGGCCGTGGGTGGGGAGAGGCCTGTGCCCAAGTACCCCCCTCAAGAGGCTGAGCAGCTTGGCCACCAAGCAGCCCCAGGACCCAGAAGGGTCTGCATGGGCCATGAGCGGGCACTCCCAATACAGCTTACCGTACAGGCTTTGGACATGCCGGAGGAGGGTGAGGAACCTGGGGTAAGCCACAGGGGTGTGGAGGGGCTGTCCCCGCGTCCCCTGAGCCCTGCTCTGCCCCCAGCCATTGAGACTTTGCTGTGCTACCTGGAGCTGCACCCACACCACTGGCTGGAGCTGCTGGCGACCACCTATACCCATTGCCGTCTGAACTGCCCTGGGGGCCCTGCCCAGCTCCAGGCCCTGGCCCACAG GTGTCCCCCTTTGGCTGTGTGCTTGGCCCAGCGGCTGCCTGAGGACCCAGGGCAAGGCAGCAGCTCCGTGGAGTTTGACATGGTCAAGCTGGTGGACTCCATGGGCTGGGAGCTGGCCTCTGTGCGGCGGGCTCTCTGCCAGCTGCAGTGGGACCACGAGCCCAGGACAG GTGTGCGGCGTGGGACAGGGGTGCTTGTGGAGTTCAGTGAGCTGGCCTTCCACCTTCGCAGCCCGGGGGACCTGACCGCTGAGGAAAAGGACCAGATCTGTGACTTCCTCTATGGCCGTGTGCAGGCCCGGGAGCGCCAGGCCCTGGCCCGTCTGCGCAGAACCTTCCAGGCCTTTCACAG CGTAGCCTTCCCCAGCTGCAGGCCCTGCCTGGAGCAGCAGGATGAGGAGCGCAGCACCAAGCTCAAGGACCTGCTCGGCCGCTActttgaggaagaggaagagcaaGGGCAGGAGCCGGGAGGCATGGAGGATGCACAGGGCCCCGAGCCAGGGCAGGCCAGA CTCCAGGATTGGGAGGACCAGGTCCGCTGCGACATCCGCCAGTTCCTGTCCCTGAGGCCAGAGGAGAAGTTCTCCGGCAGGGCTGTGGCCCGCATCTTCCACGGCATCG GAAGCCCCTGCTACCCGGCCCAGGTGTATGGGCAGGACCGACGCTTCTGGAGAAAATACCTGCACCTGAGCTTCCATGCCCTGGTGGGCCTGGCCACGGAAGAGCTCCTGCGGGTGGCCCGCTGA